One part of the Pseudomonadota bacterium genome encodes these proteins:
- a CDS encoding methylated-DNA--[protein]-cysteine S-methyltransferase: MDLIEYNIQESSLGYILLVARNGRLFRLDIMAGEPHRIKKEFAAAYPGSVDSEKPFGDIWKDLDRYFKGEKVELRAEIDISGLRPFTQKVLKELMNIPYGELRSYGWIGKRLGYPSASRAVGQAVGRNPIPIIIPCHRVIRQDGNIGGFSSGIHIKKMLLSIEGSIDTTKRT, from the coding sequence TTGGATTTGATTGAATATAATATTCAGGAATCATCATTGGGCTATATACTTCTTGTGGCCAGAAATGGCCGACTCTTTCGGCTTGATATAATGGCAGGAGAGCCTCACCGCATCAAGAAGGAGTTTGCCGCGGCTTATCCGGGAAGTGTTGACTCAGAGAAGCCCTTCGGGGATATATGGAAAGATCTCGACCGGTATTTCAAAGGTGAGAAGGTTGAGCTTCGTGCAGAAATTGATATTTCAGGCCTCAGGCCCTTCACTCAAAAAGTTCTTAAAGAATTGATGAATATTCCGTACGGCGAGTTGAGGAGCTATGGGTGGATAGGAAAGCGCCTCGGATACCCGAGTGCCTCCCGGGCGGTGGGACAGGCAGTAGGGAGAAACCCCATCCCCATCATAATACCCTGCCACCGTGTAATCAGACAAGACGGAAACATCGGCGGATTTTCTTCAGGTATCCACATCAAAAAGATGCTTCTTTCCATAGAAGGAAGCATCGACACTACAAAACGTACATAG